Within Anopheles nili chromosome 3, idAnoNiliSN_F5_01, whole genome shotgun sequence, the genomic segment CCACAGCCTCCTTCCAGGCACATAAACTTAGTTCCACTAAGATGCGCATGGTTACGGATGAAGGTGTTTaatgatgtttttatttcgggcACAGTAGCACGTACTAGAATATTTATAGTTAGTAACACAGTTAGATGaagtataaaataaatagataTGTATCAACTTGCCATCATACAGCGTTCCGTTTACTGTAAACATTGCGAGCGCACTAATTATCTCGCATGTCTCCGTGCTGCTCTTATACCagttaaaattataaataactCGTCGTATGTCAAGTGTGTAGATCGACTTTCACTTTTTGACTCGCAGAGAGGGATCTTTGACACTATTGGTATGGTTGAGAGCAGTTTCTCTAGCTACCCTCGATCGTGATTGGTGCAATGATTCAGAGAGTGGTCAATAATAGTTGAAACCTAGTCTTACCATGGTTCCGAAAAGCGAACATGTGGCGTGGAGTTAACATGAATTTTAgtataaaaaacaaaaagttatattatttttcccatgaaatgtttttatttaagcCATTGTTTCTCAATTGACGATTGATACACTTGACGCCATAGTTCATAGACAAAAAGCatagttttcaattttattgacacatgtttctagttttcttttttagctGATCTTTTACTTCTGTTTGGTTTTACAAACATATAGCGAAATAGTTTTCTAAAGATAGTTTGAATACAAATATACACTGTAGTGATTGTTGCAGCGATAAGTAAGTACACATCCAAATTGTTGTATTCAATGAAGTTAAGATCCTGCGCTGAAGATTTTAGATGGTTTGCACCTTTATGCCTAAGGACATACTCAATCCAAAATTTAGCCAAATCCATCGGGGCTATGGGTTGGTCACGAAATCGTCGTGAGATATTTTTGATGTTCTCTGAATAGCTGTAATTAAAATGTGGTTTGTTTAAAACGTGTTCGATCGATAAAGATTTCCACTAAAGACTGGCTTACCTTTCATCTAGCAGAACTTCTCTGACTGCTTTACTGAATGTTTCTTCATTCAGTTGCGTATACGTTACTCCTTTACCCCATCCTGACTGTTCCGCCCGGGCCATGTTAAGCAATTGATCGCCAAAGATGGGAATACCGACGATCGGCACTCCGTGGTAGATGGACTCCGTACAGCTGAGCAGTCCACCATGGGTGATGAACAGCTTGACGTTCGGATGGGCAAGAATATCGTCCTGGGGGAACCACTTTCCGAGCAGGAACTTTTTCTTATCCAGCACTAGCGTATCATCATCCCATTTCCAAATGATGTTCTGTTTGACACTGGAGAGAACCTTAATGACATCGTCACGCTTCTGCTTGTCCATTTTAGAGGGCTTGAGGTTTGATCCCATCGAGAAGTAAATGACCCCGTGCTCCGATTGCTCTATGAAGGTTTTAATGTCCTTGAAGAATGAAGAAGAACGAAGGTAATAGTAATGGAACTGTATGTTATTGAGTGAGCCATCATACCTCTGGCAGTGGGTTGACATTACGATTCACATGGAACCCACCAACCTCTATCAGGTTCGGTAGATAAGGTCGCGGGAAGCTCAAGCTGAAATGACTGTTCACCAACACCAGCGAGACACCGTGGCGCCTCATTTCGTTCAACGAGCGGTTGGCGTTTGGGAAAAACTTCTTATAGTATCGTTCATGTATGGGATCAAACACCACGTATTTAAGCACTTCATCGAAAGCTGTAAATAGCACGTTGCCTAGTCGTTGCCAGAAGCTCATCTTGTTAGTAAAGCTAGTCATAGGGTGCGGCACGTACGACAGCGGAATAGGCGATCCGATTAAGGAAGTAACCCAAGGAGAGGCGCTAAACGTTGACATTGCAACAACCGGACAATTGAATCGATCCGCAAATCCGAAAAACACCTCATCGAGAAAAATCTCCAACACGAGTAAATCGAACACTTTATCAGAATGTAGCAATGCTTGAACGTTGGGCGAAGAGAGCGTTGTGTTATCAATTACATCTACAAAATACTGCAGCTTCAACATTTTTTGCACGATGCTGTCGTCGATTCGTTCAAATGCTTTATCCATCATACCTATAAAAACACGGCATCAGTTATTATATCGCACTGGAGATTCTTGCTCCCATTCTTGTTTCTTACCCTCCAACATTCGGCTGTGTTCAATACCGACATGATGATACGATTTGGGAGCATTTTCCAATCGAAACGGGCTGATAACAGTAACCTTATTAAACATCGAATAAACACTTGAACCATCGGTTGAATATTTGATATAACCATACTTACCTCGTGACCGTCAAGCGCCAAATTTTTCATGAGTGTTGATCCCAAAATCCAGTGTGAACGAGACATTGTGGGAAAGATGCTAAGAATTTTAGCTGACTCTGCCATCGGATTCAAGAGTACTAAGCAAATACATGTAAGCCCTACCACGCGGAACATTATGTCAAAGGGTGCAAATCCGTATCGTTGCATGGTCAGAACGGTactgaatgaaataaatgataaCGAGCTATTTCATAGCCTAGGGCTAGTTAAATTTGAAAACAGGTTCGTCACTCACTGCTTTAATAATAGAGAGCGTGATAAGATAAGAAAAGTATTGGTATTCAAAAAAAGTGTAGCTGTAGTTAAATTCAAATATCAACTAATTTagggatttttttatgtttatcgATTTTCGAATTAGTTCAATAAGTATTGTTCTGCGGTATTGAATGCCTTGAGAAATATTTGCTGCGGTGTCGATGCCGATCCAAGAGGAATCCAAACGTCCAGTCGCCCTGCATCTTTCTGAGACGATCGCAGAGCATACCTGAGAGCAAACACCACAACTACGCTCATGGTCAAAGCTGGCTCACCGGTAGCCTTTGATCGTAGCACACCGAACGGATTTCCTCCATTTTGCAGCAACCGGATGCGGAAGTCAACCGGGATGTCCTTTGCTCCCGGGGGCTTATAGTTCCAGGTGCGGTTTGTCAACAGTGCACCGCTGGCCATGTCATAGACCAACGACTCCGTTAGCCAGTATCCTATGCCCGTCACGAATGCTCCCTCGATCTGACCGACATCGATCCCCGGGCTTAGACTCTCGCCCGTATCCTCCAGAATGTCTACACGCTTCAGCTGGATGTTTCCCGTGAGAATGTCCACCTCGACCTCTGCACAACTCACACCCAAGATGCTGTAGGCCTTGAGGTCTTCGTTCTTGTAATGGAATAGGGCGCTGAGATCGATGTCTCTTGTGTAACAGATCTGAGTGATCTTCTCCCAAGGTGCATTTTTGAACTCGTTCTTGATGGGTTGAATACGCGCATTGAGAATTTCGCACGCTTGTATTACGCCCTAAAGAATTTAGTACGTTATTGccaaaaatgttgaaaaaaataccacTAAAAATAATCTACTCACGTAACAAACGGCCTCACTTGTCATGCTCCCACCAGTTGGCCCAGCATTAGGAGATGTCACAATGGTCGTCGGTTTGATGGCGATTTTCGCCAATGGTATCCCCAATATGAAGGCAGCAACCTGAGCTGCCTTTGTGTTGATGCCTTGTCCTATTTCAATTCCTCCATGGGTGATCGCCACAGTACCATCCTTTGCGAAAATAGACACTAAAACGTGAAATGCTCCTATGTACTCAAATGGATACTGCATCGGAACCATTGCGATGCCTCGCTTGCGCCACCGATTATTTGCATTAAATTCATCAACCAATTGTTTCCTTTTATCATACTCAACTTCTTGTCGGAATTGGGGTAAAAGCTGCTGCAACTTACACTCTGGAGACATATTAATTAACCGAACTTGCATTGGATCAACTCCCGTTATCCATGCGATATGCTCCATGATCGTTTCGATAGTGGCAATACCCTGCGTTGAACCAGGAGCTCGCGCCCATGTGTTGGACGGAGAGTCCGTGATTATGGCTTTTCCCTCGTACTTCCACGTGCTAGACATATACGATATTGCAAAAGCTTCATTTGTGTATCTAATCACATCGTCGTTCAAACTCGATCCATAATCATGCAAGAATTCAGTTGAGAGCTTGAGGATCTTTCCCTTGGCGTTCACGTCCACCTCATAGTTACTGATGCATCCGAATCTCTTTCCTATTGATTCCATATTTGCTTCCATAGTCATTACAAAGCGCACTGGACGTTTCGTGAGGTGTGCTGCTAGGGCACAAGCACATGCAATCTGGCTGGCACGAGTTAGCTTAGCTCCATAACTGCCACCCACACGACGTACGTTAAAGTTAAGACTATTTTCCGGAATTTTAAGCGCACTGGCGATGGCTACCTGACACAAATTAATCCACTGTGTCGCGGCAAAGATATCCATGCCATCCTCGCTGGGGACACATATGCAGGATTGAGTCTCGAGTGGAAATTGATATTGCCCATATATCTCCAAGGTCCCTTGAATTCGTTGAGTTGTTTCATCGATGAGGGTTTCCGCCGTTTCTGCTGATCCTGCTACTGCATCGGTTGTGCTGATCGGAGGATTTACAATGCGCTGCCTTGGCCAATTATGCAGTACAGACTTGAGTGTTGGATAAACAGGTTCTTCAGAGAAGCGTTCGTAGATAATTTTCACATGTTTTGCGGCATATACTGCTTGATCGAACTGTTTGGCCACCAGAACCCCGACAGGTTGCCCGTGGAATAACACTCGTCCACTACAGAATATCTCCTCTGCATCCGGAAAAGCTATAGTCATGCCATGTGCAACAAAATTGTTCGTACCAGGAATGTCTCGAGCAGAATAAAAAGCAACTGCTCCGGGTAAACGCTGAAgagaaaacattgaaaaataaataacgttTCATGCATTATGCTACCTGGTGTCCGATAGTAAAATCTGCTTTGAGAATAATATATTTCACAATGAATCttgtaaaatcaaatgaaatgatCAATCATCCTTACAACCTGATAAAGGATATGATCAACTTACCAATGCTTCTGAAGCGTCTATTTTCCCGATCGCTGCATTCGGCCTGGTTGCTACGACAAACGCAGCATACAACTCATCCGGAAATGGAGGAAAGTCATTCGTGTATTTCGCTTCGCCCGACGCCTGAGCCAATCCTTCGAGCTTCGGGACGTATTGCGTCACGGGCCAGTTTTTCTCAATCGTATCGTAGTGCTGTTGACCAGACGAAACAGGACGCTCTAACATGGTGGAGCCGGATTGAAACCGAGGGTTGATAGCAATCTTTTTGTCCATCGCGACATTGAGTATAAACTTGTAGAATAGAGACACGGCGAGTCCCTTGCGATACTCGGCCGACGCGTTTGGCAGCACTGAATCGGGCTCAAGCTCTGCAGCGAGACTGCTGAGGGCTTGTTGAATGGTCGCGTTATTGAACAGCTTCTTGCCAATAATAAGCTGTTCAGTTCGAGCAGCATGCGTAAACTGATAGTTGATTGGTAAGTaattagttaaaaaaaatcagataaAAACAGGGACTTATCAACTACCTTAGGATTGATGCCCCCGAAGCAGAGGGTCGCCTTGCTGACAATCGTATTACTGGTGTTTAGTTTCAGCAGAAATGCGGCATTCACATAAGATATTGCATTCTCAGCACGCTCAGCAACTTTGTACGAtcgaaaaatgtttgtttcttgatcgatcgatggaaaagtAATGCTTTTCAAAAGCTTCTTCGTCATGTCCATCCTCACGTACTCCGAAGGTGTTTTATCATAGGAAATAATTAATGATTCAACTTGCATGccacggaaatggaaaattttgtGTTATATGAAAgagtttctgaaacattaaatcACGGAGCTCTTACCAATGGTTAACTTTACTCCTGCAGCTTCCAGTAGAATGTACACATCGGATACAAACTCcgggtgttgattttttatggAGAGGTTTCCAGCAATGGTTCCGACATTTCGTATGGAAGGACTTGCCACTAGCTCCAGGTGGTTTACGATCTGTTGGCAATACCCAAACCCGGGCCTGGTTTTGGCGGCTTTGCTTAGTATTTCCATGAGTTCGTATAGGGTGGTGCTTGCTCCGATAACCAGTTGGTTGAAGCTGAAGTAGTGATTTCGCAGCTCTTCTACAGAGTTTATATCGATGAAAATTTGCAACGATGTACTCCGCCGATACACACCTGTAATGATTGATCGTATAAATGTATACAATACTGAGACTTGATAATCTCGCTCAAACGAAAAGACTATGCGGGCGTCATATAGATCCCGGTTCTTACCATGAGCAGTATTTCCTCCCAGTAAGATGTACGGTTTCGAACCGATTAAAGCCAGCaaagtaaatatttcaaataatgTGTAAACTTTGTGCCATTCCTTATCGTCTCTGAATACCAAATGCACAGGACGATGTAGTTCAACTTCGCAAGAAACAGCTGGACACTGTGCCGAACACACGACGTTCGTTTTCGGACATATCTGCAGCTCCTCTATGTCGGGCAGCTCGATCTCGGATGCTTCGGATGCGAGTGACTTGAACGCATCAAGAATCGGACGATAGCCAGTGCAACGGCAGATGTTGCCACCGAGCGAGTTCTCGACGTCTTGAATCGAAATAGTCCCCTTCTTGGCTTCCATCAGGCTGTACATGGTCATCACCATGCCTGGTGAGCAAAACCCACACTGGCTCCCGTTCATGTGCGCCAACCGCTCCTGTATCGGATGGTACCCGTCCTTTCTGTTGCCCAATGCCTCGACCGTTTTGATGCTCATACCATGGCAGGAAAATATGGGAAAAAGGCACTGCACAACAGAGCAAAAGAGTTATTCGTCACGATCACTGACGATCACTGACGATCATCATTATTTATGGTGTAAGATCGTGTTGTACTCACTGAGTTGACCGACCAGGAACGGGTCTCCTTGGTGACAGGATGCACTCCGCACACGTTGACGATGCAAGTGCCGCATCCTCCCTCGAGACACATGAATTTCGTACCAGAGAGATAAGCATAGTTGCGAATGTATGAATTCAACGACGTGTCCAGCGGAACGTCTTCAGCTTTAACTGAGTAGTAAAAGAGTTGCGGTAAGAGTTAATTTCCTTAGTACAGTTGCATCCGTTAGATAATCATACCTGTGTATTTCCGACCATTGATCGAGAACGTCACCTTAAAAACGGGGCTGTGTATATCATTATATGAAAGATTCAAAACAGGTGATTAGTAGAAAAAATGGTAACGTGATATACCATTAGAATTTGTTAGTATCTGAATCCTGTAATAGTGAAATGCCCTGAATATTTTAACTGCTAGGATAGTTAGATTATTCGATACGCGTACACGTGAGTGAGTCTAACTGCATTGCAACGTATGCAAATATCGTGAGATGCTGTTTAACTTTTCGCGATAACTCACTACTCATATACATGAGTGAGTCGTGAGTGAGACGAAACTCACTTCACTGCACCTCATCGCAGGATCTCTCACGCTCTAAAATACAGTTTGTATACTGGTTGCCGatgtaagagaaaaaaaat encodes:
- the LOC128724914 gene encoding uncharacterized protein LOC128724914 gives rise to the protein MKLVRNASVVTFLWMTITITQVEPAKILSIFPTMSKSHWILGSTLMKELAQDGHEVTVISPFQLKNAPKTYHHVNVVYNSKMFDNIMDEVFEKIEESLVEKMLELGHFVNEIANTTLSSPDVQALLRSDATFDLLVLEIFLDDVFLGFADRFNCPVVGMSTFGVSSWVNSLTGSPQPLSYVPHPMTSFTDKMNFWQRLGNVLFTAFDETLLKFMCDPIQQQYYDEYFPNANRSLNEMRRHGVSLVLVNSHFSLSFPRPYLPNLIEVGGFHVNRNVNPLPEDIKTFIEQSEHGVIYFSMGSNLKPSKMDKQKRDDVIKVLSSVKQNIIWKWDDDTLVLDKKKFLFGKWFPQDDILAHPNVKLFITHGGLLSCTESIYHGVPIVGIPIFGDQLLNMARAEQSGWGKGVTYTQLNEETFSKAVRAVLRDDSYAANVKIISQRLRDQPVAPMDMAKFWIEYVLRHNGAKHLISSAQDLNFVEYNNLDVYLFITTVVVLIILSCRLGVRKVFKILLKKNTVTFSINGRKYTVKAEDVPLDTSLNSYIRNYAYLSGTKFMCLEGGCGTCIVNVCGVHPVTKETRSWSVNSCLFPIFSCHGMSIKTVEALGNRKDGYHPIQERLAHMNGSQCGFCSPGMVMTMYSLMEAKKGTISIQDVENSLGGNICRCTGYRPILDAFKSLASEASEIELPDIEELQICPKTNVVCSAQCPAVSCEVELHRPVHLVFRDDKEWHKVYTLFEIFTLLALIGSKPYILLGGNTAHGVYRRSTSLQIFIDINSVEELRNHYFSFNQLVIGASTTLYELMEILSKAAKTRPGFGYCQQIVNHLELVASPSIRNVGTIAGNLSIKNQHPEFVSDVYILLEAAGVKLTIVAERAENAISYVNAAFLLKLNTSNTIVSKATLCFGGINPKFTHAARTEQLIIGKKLFNNATIQQALSSLAAELEPDSVLPNASAEYRKGLAVSLFYKFILNVAMDKKIAINPRFQSGSTMLERPVSSGQQHYDTIEKNWPVTQYVPKLEGLAQASGEAKYTNDFPPFPDELYAAFVVATRPNAAIGKIDASEALGVIQACEILNARIQPIKNEFKNAPWEKITQICYTRDIDLSALFHYKNEDLKAYSILGVSCAEVEVDILTGNIQLKRVDILEDTGESLSPGIDVGQIEGAFVTGIGYWLTESLVYDMASGALLTNRTWNYKPPGAKDIPVDFRIRLLQNGGNPFGVLRSKATESAKILSIFPTMSRSHWILGSTLMKNLALDGHEVTVISPFRLENAPKSYHHVGIEHSRMLEGMMDKAFERIDDSIVQKMLKLQYFVDVIDNTTLSSPNVQALLHSDKVFDLLVLEIFLDEVFFGFADRFNCPVVAMSTFSASPWVTSLIGSPIPLSYVPHPMTSFTNKMSFWQRLGNVLFTAFDEVLKYVVFDPIHERYYKKFFPNANRSLNEMRRHGVSLVLVNSHFSLSFPRPYLPNLIEVGGFHVNRNVNPLPEDIKTFIEQSEHGVIYFSMGSNLKPSKMDKQKRDDVIKVLSSVKQNIIWKWDDDTLVLDKKKFLLGKWFPQDDILAHPNVKLFITHGGLLSCTESIYHGVPIVGIPIFGDQLLNMARAEQSGWGKGVTYTQLNEETFSKAVREVLLDESYSENIKNISRRFRDQPIAPMDLAKFWIEYVLRHKGANHLKSSAQDLNFIEYNNLDVYLLIAATITTVYICIQTIFRKLFRYMFVKPNRSKRSAKKEN
- the LOC128725312 gene encoding uncharacterized protein LOC128725312, with product MCLEGGCGTCIVNVCGVHPVTKETRSWSVNSCLFPIFSCHGMSIKTVEALGNRKDGYHPIQERLAHMNGSQCGFCSPGMVMTMYSLMEAKKGTISIQDVENSLGGNICRCTGYRPILDAFKSLASEASEIELPDIEELQICPKTNVVCSAQCPAVSCEVELHRPVHLVFRDDKEWHKVYTLFEIFTLLALIGSKPYILLGGNTAHGVYRRSTSLQIFIDINSVEELRNHYFSFNQLVIGASTTLYELMEILSKAAKTRPGFGYCQQIVNHLELVASPSIRNVGTIAGNLSIKNQHPEFVSDVYILLEAAGVKLTIVESLIISYDKTPSEYVRMDMTKKLLKSITFPSIDQETNIFRSYKVAERAENAISYVNAAFLLKLNTSNTIVSKATLCFGGINPKFTHAARTEQLIIGKKLFNNATIQQALSSLAAELEPDSVLPNASAEYRKGLAVSLFYKFILNVAMDKKIAINPRFQSGSTMLERPVSSGQQHYDTIEKNWPVTQYVPKLEGLAQASGEAKYTNDFPPFPDELYAAFVVATRPNAAIGKIDASEALRLPGAVAFYSARDIPGTNNFVAHGMTIAFPDAEEIFCSGRVLFHGQPVGVLVAKQFDQAVYAAKHVKIIYERFSEEPVYPTLKSVLHNWPRQRIVNPPISTTDAVAGSAETAETLIDETTQRIQGTLEIYGQYQFPLETQSCICVPSEDGMDIFAATQWINLCQVAIASALKIPENSLNFNVRRVGGSYGAKLTRASQIACACALAAHLTKRPVRFVMTMEANMESIGKRFGCISNYEVDVNAKGKILKLSTEFLHDYGSSLNDDVIRYTNEAFAISYMSSTWKYEGKAIITDSPSNTWARAPGSTQGIATIETIMEHIAWITGVDPMQVRLINMSPECKLQQLLPQFRQEVEYDKRKQLVDEFNANNRWRKRGIAMVPMQYPFEYIGAFHVLVSIFAKDGTVAITHGGIEIGQGINTKAAQVAAFILGIPLAKIAIKPTTIVTSPNAGPTGGSMTSEAVCYGVIQACEILNARIQPIKNEFKNAPWEKITQICYTRDIDLSALFHYKNEDLKAYSILGVSCAEVEVDILTGNIQLKRVDILEDTGESLSPGIDVGQIEGAFVTGIGYWLTESLVYDMASGALLTNRTWNYKPPGAKDIPVDFRIRLLQNGGNPFGVLRSKATGEPALTMSVVVVFALRYALRSSQKDAGRLDVWIPLGSASTPQQIFLKAFNTAEQYLLN